One window from the genome of Streptomyces cadmiisoli encodes:
- a CDS encoding DUF899 domain-containing protein, with protein MKTPPIVSPQEWDAARSRLLQAEKQLTRARDALAAQRRRMPWQAVEQEYAFDGPGGRRSLPDLFDGRRQLVVYRAFFEPGVTGWPDHACPGCSMVADHIGNLAHLNARDTTLVLASRAPQPEIERVKERMGWSMPWYTITDGFDTDFGVDEWHGTNAFIRDGDRVFRTYFINARGDEALGSTWSYLDMTALGRQETWEDSPEGYPQTPPYEWWNWHDEYGTTERAEPTG; from the coding sequence ATGAAGACACCCCCGATCGTTTCGCCGCAGGAATGGGACGCAGCCCGCTCGCGGCTCCTCCAGGCGGAGAAGCAGCTGACCCGGGCCCGTGACGCCCTGGCCGCCCAACGCCGGCGGATGCCGTGGCAGGCCGTGGAACAGGAGTACGCGTTCGACGGGCCCGGCGGCAGGCGGAGTCTGCCGGACCTGTTCGACGGGCGCCGCCAGCTCGTCGTCTACCGCGCCTTCTTCGAGCCCGGTGTGACCGGCTGGCCCGACCACGCCTGCCCCGGCTGCTCCATGGTGGCCGACCACATCGGCAACCTCGCCCACCTCAACGCCCGCGACACCACCCTCGTCCTCGCCTCGCGGGCCCCTCAGCCGGAGATCGAACGGGTCAAGGAGCGGATGGGCTGGTCGATGCCCTGGTACACGATCACCGACGGCTTCGACACCGACTTCGGTGTGGACGAGTGGCACGGGACCAACGCGTTCATCCGCGACGGCGACCGGGTCTTTCGCACGTACTTCATCAACGCCCGCGGCGACGAGGCGCTCGGCAGCACGTGGAGCTATCTCGACATGACCGCGCTGGGACGGCAGGAGACCTGGGAGGACTCACCCGAGGGCTATCCCCAGACCCCGCCCTACGAGTGGTGGAACTGGCACGACGAGTACGGCACCACCGAGCGGGCGGAGCCGACCGGGTGA
- a CDS encoding discoidin domain-containing protein gives MTLARRPYRRRKDVALLSLLLFVLAMTLGPTPSSAASNDWYTPTARPAPDSGINVTGEPFKGTDAQGEVRGFVDAHNHLMSNEAFGGRLICGKTFSEAGIADALKDCPEHYPDGSLAIFDFITNGGDGRHDPVGWPTFKDWPAHDSLTHQQNYYAWVERAWRGGQRVMVNDLVTNGVICSVYFFKDRSCDEMTSIRLQAKLTYDLQAYVDKMYGGPGKGWFRIVTDSAQARSVVEQGKLAVVLGVETSEPFGCKQILDIAQCSKEDIDKGLDELHALGVRSMFLCHKFDNALCGVRFDSGGLGTAINVGQFLSTGTFWRTERCTGPQHDNPIGAAAAPGAEDELPAGVEVPSYDEDAQCNVRGLTELGEYAVRGMMKRKMMLEIDHMSVKATGRALDIFESESYPGVISSHSWMDLNWTERVYGLGGFIAQYMHGSEEFSAEARRTDALREKYGVGYGYGTDMNGVGGWPAPRGTDTGNPVTYPFRSVDGGSVLDRQTTGQRTWDLNTDGAAHYGLVPDWIEDIRRVGGQDVVDDLFRGAESYLDTWGASERHRSAVNLAQGSTATASSAEWNPFTSYAPHRAADGSRDTRWASDWNDDQWLSLDLGATHRVGRVTLDWERAYGKAYRVELSTDGVNWQTAWSTTTGDGGLDTAVFPGTPARHVRVHGLDRGTDWGYSLYEVGVHSG, from the coding sequence GTGACCCTGGCTCGTCGCCCGTACCGCAGACGCAAAGACGTCGCCCTGCTGTCCCTGCTGCTGTTCGTGCTGGCCATGACGCTCGGCCCCACGCCGAGTTCGGCCGCGTCGAACGACTGGTACACGCCCACGGCGCGGCCCGCGCCGGACTCCGGGATCAATGTCACCGGAGAGCCGTTCAAGGGCACCGACGCGCAGGGCGAGGTGCGCGGCTTCGTCGACGCACACAACCACCTGATGTCCAACGAGGCCTTCGGCGGTCGGCTGATCTGCGGCAAGACCTTCTCCGAGGCGGGGATCGCCGACGCGCTCAAGGACTGCCCCGAGCACTACCCGGACGGCTCGCTCGCGATCTTCGACTTCATCACCAACGGCGGTGACGGCCGGCACGACCCGGTCGGCTGGCCCACCTTCAAGGACTGGCCCGCGCACGACTCGCTGACCCACCAGCAGAACTACTACGCCTGGGTCGAGCGCGCCTGGCGCGGCGGCCAGCGGGTGATGGTCAACGACCTCGTCACCAACGGCGTGATCTGCTCGGTGTACTTCTTCAAGGACCGCAGCTGCGACGAGATGACCTCCATCCGCCTCCAGGCGAAGCTGACCTACGACCTCCAGGCCTACGTCGACAAGATGTACGGCGGCCCCGGTAAGGGCTGGTTCCGGATCGTCACCGACAGCGCGCAGGCCCGCTCGGTCGTCGAGCAGGGCAAGCTGGCGGTCGTCCTGGGCGTCGAGACCTCCGAGCCGTTCGGCTGCAAGCAGATCCTGGACATCGCCCAGTGCAGCAAGGAGGACATCGACAAGGGGCTGGACGAGCTGCACGCGCTGGGCGTGCGCAGCATGTTCCTCTGCCACAAGTTCGACAACGCGCTGTGCGGGGTCCGCTTCGACTCGGGCGGTCTGGGAACGGCCATCAACGTCGGGCAGTTCCTGTCGACCGGCACCTTCTGGCGGACCGAGCGGTGCACCGGCCCCCAGCACGACAACCCCATCGGCGCCGCCGCCGCTCCCGGGGCCGAGGACGAACTCCCCGCGGGAGTGGAGGTCCCCTCGTACGACGAGGACGCCCAGTGCAACGTCAGAGGACTCACCGAACTCGGCGAGTACGCCGTGCGCGGCATGATGAAACGCAAGATGATGCTGGAGATCGACCACATGAGCGTCAAGGCCACCGGCCGGGCGCTGGACATCTTCGAGTCCGAGTCGTACCCCGGCGTGATCTCCTCGCACAGCTGGATGGACCTGAACTGGACCGAACGGGTCTACGGCCTCGGCGGCTTCATCGCCCAGTACATGCACGGGTCCGAGGAGTTCAGCGCGGAGGCCCGGCGCACGGACGCGCTGCGCGAGAAGTACGGCGTGGGCTACGGCTACGGAACCGACATGAACGGCGTCGGCGGCTGGCCCGCCCCGCGCGGCACGGACACCGGCAACCCCGTCACCTACCCGTTCCGCAGCGTCGACGGCGGCTCGGTCCTCGACCGGCAGACCACCGGGCAGCGCACCTGGGACCTGAACACCGACGGAGCCGCCCACTACGGCCTCGTCCCGGACTGGATCGAGGACATCCGGCGGGTCGGCGGCCAGGACGTGGTGGACGACCTGTTCCGCGGCGCCGAGTCCTACCTCGACACCTGGGGCGCCTCCGAGCGCCACCGGTCCGCGGTCAACCTCGCCCAGGGATCCACGGCCACGGCCAGTTCCGCGGAGTGGAACCCGTTCACCAGCTACGCGCCGCACCGCGCCGCCGACGGCAGCCGCGACACCCGCTGGGCCAGCGACTGGAACGACGACCAGTGGCTGAGCCTCGACCTGGGCGCCACCCATCGGGTCGGGCGGGTCACGCTCGACTGGGAACGCGCCTACGGGAAGGCGTACCGCGTCGAGCTGTCCACCGACGGCGTGAACTGGCAGACCGCCTGGTCCACCACCACCGGCGACGGGGGCCTCGACACGGCCGTCTTCCCCGGCACACCGGCCCGCCACGTCCGCGTCCACGGCCTGGACCGCGGCACCGACTGGGGCTACTCGCTGTACGAAGTGGGCGTCCACAGCGGCTGA
- a CDS encoding SAM-dependent methyltransferase — MTDNPPPQDDLVQSLRERINTTQPHTARIWNYWLGGKDNYEVDRAAGDQIRQLHPGIGDYARADRLFLGRAVRHLVSDVGIRQFLDIGTGLPTADNTHEVAQRIAPDTRIVYVDNDPLVLAHARALLTSTPEGSTDYLDEDLRNVDAILEHAAKSLDLSRPVALMLLGVVIFVPDDEDPYALVRQLVDRLPAGSHLVLSHTVTSPAMPDVDEAVKFWNEHGTPKLTQRTPEQVTRFFDGLDLLEPGVVSCSRWRPDGADGAEPEEVAMFGGVARKN, encoded by the coding sequence GTGACCGACAACCCGCCACCCCAGGACGATCTGGTCCAGTCCCTGCGCGAGCGCATCAACACGACCCAGCCGCACACCGCTCGGATCTGGAACTACTGGCTGGGCGGCAAGGACAACTACGAGGTCGACCGGGCCGCCGGCGACCAGATCCGGCAACTGCACCCCGGCATCGGGGACTACGCCCGCGCGGACCGCCTGTTCCTCGGCCGCGCCGTGCGCCACCTCGTCTCCGACGTCGGCATACGCCAGTTCCTGGACATCGGCACGGGGCTGCCGACCGCCGACAACACCCACGAGGTCGCCCAGCGCATCGCCCCCGACACCCGGATCGTGTACGTCGACAACGACCCGCTGGTCCTGGCGCACGCCCGCGCGCTGCTCACCAGCACACCCGAGGGAAGCACCGACTACCTCGACGAGGACCTCCGCAACGTCGACGCGATCCTCGAACACGCCGCCAAGAGCCTGGACCTCAGCCGGCCGGTGGCGCTGATGCTGCTCGGCGTCGTCATCTTCGTCCCCGACGACGAGGACCCGTACGCCCTGGTCCGGCAGCTGGTCGACCGGCTGCCGGCCGGAAGCCATCTGGTCCTGTCGCACACCGTCACCTCGCCCGCCATGCCCGACGTGGACGAGGCGGTGAAGTTCTGGAACGAGCACGGCACACCGAAGCTGACCCAGCGCACCCCCGAGCAGGTGACGCGCTTCTTCGACGGGCTGGACCTGCTGGAGCCCGGGGTCGTGTCGTGCTCGCGCTGGCGTCCGGACGGCGCCGACGGCGCCGAGCCGGAGGAGGTCGCGATGTTCGGCGGCGTGGCCCGCAAGAATTGA
- a CDS encoding S1 family peptidase: MRHARRRIVRRATRLAAVGGLLLGAGMVTQAVASEPSGSAGVPNASVRSAAGTGEDLVERLGSDRTAGTWIGSDGRPVVAVTDADTAAEVRRSGAAAKLVRHSMRELKSATATLRSAPRVSGTAWLLDYRTNEVVVRGDSTVSASAWAELTGVADGIGAFVRMERTDGSFTTRINGAQAILSTAGRCSAGFNVTDGRTDFILTAGHCGPEGSVWFADGRGDREVGRTVVGSFPGDDYSLVEYTGGRAGAGADVVAVGDGQGVRITGTGAVSVGQRVFRSGSTSGLRDGEVTGVDATVNYPEGTVTGLIETNVCAEPGDSGGPLFSEGVALGVTSGGNGDCDAGGTTFFQPLDKPLSELGVQLITATPPGGEQDAGPAPSAAGSGSGAAPPDAAGPGVSAPVSGEDVSNLLSRLADPANVGPGLLVIGGSLIALVATRWIRTEQDRRAYQRHYSATWG, encoded by the coding sequence ATGAGGCACGCACGACGACGGATCGTCCGGCGGGCGACACGGCTGGCGGCGGTCGGCGGACTCCTGCTCGGGGCGGGGATGGTCACCCAGGCCGTGGCGAGCGAGCCCTCGGGCTCCGCCGGGGTGCCGAACGCGTCCGTCCGGTCGGCCGCGGGCACGGGCGAGGACCTCGTGGAGCGGCTCGGCAGCGACCGGACGGCCGGTACCTGGATCGGCTCCGACGGCCGGCCGGTCGTCGCGGTCACCGACGCGGACACGGCGGCCGAGGTCCGGCGGTCGGGGGCGGCCGCCAAGCTCGTGCGGCACAGCATGCGCGAGCTGAAGTCGGCCACGGCGACGCTGCGTTCGGCGCCTCGGGTGAGCGGCACGGCATGGCTGCTGGACTACCGGACCAACGAGGTGGTGGTGCGCGGGGACAGCACCGTCTCGGCCTCCGCGTGGGCGGAGCTGACCGGCGTCGCGGACGGCATCGGCGCGTTCGTGCGCATGGAGCGCACGGACGGTTCGTTCACCACGCGGATCAACGGAGCCCAGGCGATCCTGTCGACCGCCGGGCGCTGTTCCGCGGGCTTCAACGTCACCGACGGGCGGACCGACTTCATCCTCACGGCCGGGCACTGCGGGCCCGAGGGCTCCGTCTGGTTCGCCGACGGCCGGGGCGACCGGGAAGTGGGCAGGACCGTGGTCGGCAGCTTCCCCGGCGACGACTACTCGCTGGTCGAGTACACGGGCGGCCGGGCCGGTGCGGGCGCCGACGTGGTGGCCGTGGGCGACGGGCAGGGCGTGCGGATCACGGGTACCGGCGCGGTCTCGGTCGGACAGCGGGTGTTCCGCAGCGGCAGCACCAGCGGGCTGCGCGACGGTGAGGTGACCGGGGTGGACGCCACGGTGAACTATCCCGAGGGCACCGTCACCGGTCTCATCGAGACGAACGTGTGCGCCGAACCCGGGGACAGCGGCGGGCCGTTGTTCTCCGAGGGTGTCGCGCTCGGGGTGACCTCCGGGGGCAACGGGGACTGCGACGCCGGGGGGACGACCTTCTTCCAGCCGCTGGACAAGCCCTTGTCCGAGCTCGGCGTACAGCTGATCACCGCGACGCCGCCGGGCGGGGAGCAGGACGCCGGCCCCGCGCCCTCCGCCGCCGGATCCGGAAGCGGTGCGGCGCCTCCGGACGCGGCAGGGCCCGGGGTGTCCGCCCCGGTGTCCGGGGAGGACGTCTCGAACCTGCTGTCGCGGCTCGCGGATCCGGCGAACGTCGGCCCCGGCCTGCTGGTCATCGGGGGCAGTCTGATCGCGCTGGTGGCCACGCGGTGGATCCGGACGGAACAGGACCGCAGGGCCTACCAGCGGCACTACTCGGCCACATGGGGGTGA
- a CDS encoding ROK family transcriptional regulator, with protein sequence MTAVAASWLPLSPGERSVAIEVLLAGPLSRTELARRLDLSAGSLTRLTKPLIESGLLVEVPEAGGPAETRQGRPSQPLDVVAESRSFIGFKITDDMVYGVVTTLRSEIVARCDRPVTSHEPAGVVDLLGEMAEELADRHPRLAGIGIGVGGLVEDRAVVGESPFLGWRDVPLAELVQERTGLPVVVENDVAALVEAETWFGAGRGLDRFVVLTIGAGIGYGLVLGGKRVPYAEEDRGFGRHWIINPDGPLTPDGERGSAVSLLTIPNIRYQIRAATGREHSYEEILGLAVEGEPMCARVVDEAAVALGTLVAHIANFAMPQKILLAGEGVGLMGVAGNTVEDTVRARRHPLATPVELETRVSDFHDWARGAAVLAIQVLVLGAADV encoded by the coding sequence ATGACCGCAGTAGCCGCCAGCTGGCTTCCGCTCAGCCCCGGTGAACGCTCCGTGGCGATCGAGGTGCTCCTCGCCGGCCCCCTGTCGCGCACCGAACTCGCCCGGCGCCTCGACCTGTCCGCGGGCAGCCTCACCAGGCTCACCAAACCGCTGATCGAGTCGGGCCTGCTCGTCGAGGTGCCGGAGGCGGGCGGACCGGCCGAGACGCGCCAGGGCCGCCCCTCTCAGCCGCTGGACGTCGTCGCCGAGTCCCGCTCCTTCATCGGCTTCAAGATCACCGATGACATGGTCTACGGCGTGGTGACCACGCTCAGAAGCGAGATCGTCGCCCGCTGCGACCGCCCCGTGACGTCCCATGAGCCCGCCGGGGTCGTGGACCTGCTGGGCGAGATGGCCGAGGAACTGGCCGACCGCCACCCCCGGCTCGCGGGCATCGGCATCGGTGTGGGCGGTCTCGTGGAGGACCGCGCCGTGGTCGGGGAGTCGCCGTTCCTCGGGTGGCGCGACGTGCCGCTCGCCGAACTCGTCCAGGAGCGGACGGGGTTGCCGGTCGTCGTGGAGAACGACGTGGCGGCCCTCGTCGAGGCCGAGACCTGGTTCGGCGCCGGCCGCGGCCTCGACCGCTTCGTCGTCCTGACCATCGGCGCCGGTATCGGCTACGGGCTGGTCCTGGGCGGCAAGCGGGTGCCGTACGCCGAGGAGGACCGCGGCTTCGGCCGGCACTGGATCATCAACCCCGACGGTCCGCTCACTCCCGACGGGGAGCGCGGCAGCGCCGTCTCCCTGCTGACCATTCCGAACATCCGCTACCAGATCCGGGCGGCCACCGGACGCGAGCACAGCTACGAGGAGATCCTCGGCCTCGCCGTCGAGGGGGAGCCGATGTGCGCCCGGGTCGTCGACGAGGCCGCTGTGGCCCTGGGCACCCTCGTCGCCCACATCGCCAACTTCGCCATGCCGCAGAAGATCCTGCTCGCCGGTGAGGGGGTCGGTCTGATGGGTGTGGCGGGGAACACGGTGGAGGACACCGTCCGCGCCCGCCGGCATCCCCTGGCCACTCCGGTCGAGCTGGAGACCAGGGTGTCCGACTTCCACGACTGGGCGCGCGGGGCGGCCGTTCTCGCCATCCAGGTGCTCGTGCTGGGTGCCGCGGACGTCTGA
- a CDS encoding carbohydrate ABC transporter permease → MTIASSSPPSLPLSGAEGAGSKPRARRAAARENRGDGRLAAVFIAPALLGYTVFLLWPTLRGIYLSFTRFNLLTPAEWVGLDNYVRMVHDPIFWDSLAVTVEYVVINIGVQTVAALAVAVLLQRLTQSAVLRGIVLTPYLMSNVVAGIVWLWILDTQLGIGNEIIAGIGLDRIPFLADETWAIPTIALINVWRHVGYTALLLFAGLMAIPNDMYEAAKVDGASEWRMFRRITLPLLRPVLAVVLIMTVIGSFQVFDTVAVTTAGGPANATNVLQYYIYGAAFGRFQFGYASAMSVALLVVLSAITVLQYRLTRAGQSDLG, encoded by the coding sequence ATGACCATCGCGTCCAGCAGCCCTCCGTCGCTGCCACTGAGCGGCGCCGAGGGGGCAGGCAGCAAACCGAGGGCCCGGCGGGCGGCGGCCCGCGAGAACCGAGGGGACGGGCGGCTCGCCGCGGTGTTCATCGCACCCGCGCTGCTCGGCTACACGGTGTTCCTGCTGTGGCCGACGCTGCGAGGCATCTATCTGAGCTTCACCCGCTTCAACCTGCTCACGCCCGCTGAGTGGGTGGGCCTGGACAACTACGTACGGATGGTCCACGACCCGATCTTCTGGGACTCGCTCGCGGTCACCGTGGAGTACGTGGTCATCAACATCGGTGTGCAGACGGTGGCGGCCCTCGCCGTCGCCGTGCTCCTTCAGCGGCTCACACAGTCGGCGGTGCTGCGCGGGATCGTGCTCACGCCGTATCTGATGTCCAACGTCGTCGCGGGCATCGTCTGGCTCTGGATCCTGGACACCCAACTCGGCATAGGCAACGAGATCATCGCCGGGATCGGCCTCGACCGGATCCCGTTCCTCGCCGACGAGACCTGGGCGATCCCGACGATCGCCCTGATCAACGTGTGGCGGCACGTCGGATACACCGCCCTGCTGCTGTTCGCCGGACTGATGGCGATCCCGAACGACATGTACGAGGCGGCGAAGGTGGACGGCGCGAGCGAATGGCGCATGTTCCGCCGGATCACGCTGCCGCTGCTGCGGCCGGTCCTGGCGGTCGTGCTGATCATGACGGTCATCGGCTCGTTCCAGGTGTTCGACACGGTCGCCGTGACGACCGCCGGCGGTCCGGCGAACGCCACGAACGTCCTTCAGTACTACATCTACGGCGCCGCGTTCGGCCGCTTCCAGTTCGGGTACGCCTCGGCGATGTCGGTGGCCCTGCTGGTCGTGCTGAGCGCGATCACCGTCCTCCAGTACCGGCTCACCCGGGCCGGCCAGAGCGACCTCGGCTGA
- a CDS encoding ABC transporter substrate-binding protein: protein MRVRMRTVATRLGALGAALALSLATGCAKGGTAGSDGNTVTYWLWDANQLPAYQACAKGFEQQNPGVKVKITQMGWSDYWTKLTASFIAGTEPDVFTDHIQKFGQFADLKVLEPLDDLGLDDSAYQAGLGANWRGQDGHRYGAPKDWDTVALFYNQKMAEEAGLTADELDSLSWNPEDGGTFEKAIAHLTVDRNGTRGDEKGFDRNNVEVYGLAAGGAGDADGQTTWSPFTASAGWHYTDKARWGTEYQYGSGTFQSVIDWYFGLAEKGYLAPFTDYTDGANPANAQVASGRAATSFDGAWMISTYYGTKGLEVGTAPTPVGPTGKRATMMNGLADSVTKNARNKEGAKKWVRYLASDECQRIVGGYGIVFPATPDGTRAAVAAYEKKGIDVSAFTEAVTDKTDSATFSFPVTDYAADVYSLMRPAMQDVYANDAPVSGLTRTNDQINLILGQ from the coding sequence ATGCGAGTTCGAATGCGTACGGTCGCCACGCGACTGGGTGCGCTGGGCGCGGCGCTGGCCCTGTCCCTGGCCACCGGCTGCGCGAAGGGCGGCACCGCGGGGTCGGACGGGAACACGGTGACGTACTGGCTGTGGGACGCCAACCAGCTGCCCGCGTACCAGGCGTGCGCGAAGGGGTTCGAGCAGCAGAACCCGGGCGTGAAGGTGAAGATCACCCAGATGGGCTGGAGCGACTACTGGACCAAGCTCACCGCGAGCTTCATCGCGGGCACCGAGCCCGACGTCTTCACCGACCACATCCAGAAGTTCGGGCAGTTCGCCGATCTGAAGGTGCTCGAACCGCTCGACGACCTGGGCCTGGACGACTCGGCCTACCAGGCGGGTCTGGGCGCCAACTGGCGGGGCCAGGACGGCCACCGCTACGGCGCGCCCAAGGACTGGGACACCGTCGCCCTCTTCTACAACCAGAAGATGGCCGAGGAGGCCGGACTCACCGCCGACGAGCTCGACAGCCTGTCCTGGAACCCCGAGGACGGCGGCACCTTCGAGAAGGCCATCGCGCACCTGACCGTCGACAGGAACGGCACGCGCGGCGACGAGAAGGGCTTCGACAGGAACAACGTCGAGGTGTACGGGCTCGCCGCGGGCGGCGCGGGCGACGCCGACGGGCAGACCACCTGGAGCCCGTTCACCGCCTCGGCCGGCTGGCACTACACGGACAAGGCGCGCTGGGGCACCGAGTACCAGTACGGCAGCGGAACCTTCCAGTCGGTGATCGACTGGTACTTCGGCCTCGCCGAGAAGGGCTATCTCGCGCCCTTCACCGACTACACCGACGGCGCCAACCCGGCCAACGCCCAGGTCGCCTCCGGCCGGGCGGCCACCTCGTTCGACGGCGCCTGGATGATCTCCACCTACTACGGCACCAAGGGCCTGGAGGTCGGCACGGCGCCCACGCCGGTCGGCCCGACCGGCAAGCGGGCCACCATGATGAACGGCCTCGCCGACTCCGTCACCAAGAACGCCCGCAACAAGGAGGGCGCGAAGAAATGGGTGCGGTACCTGGCCTCCGACGAGTGCCAGCGGATAGTCGGCGGCTACGGCATCGTCTTCCCGGCGACCCCGGACGGCACCCGGGCGGCCGTGGCCGCGTACGAGAAGAAGGGCATCGACGTGTCCGCGTTCACCGAAGCGGTCACCGACAAGACGGACTCCGCCACCTTCTCGTTCCCGGTCACCGACTACGCCGCGGACGTGTACTCCCTGATGCGCCCCGCCATGCAGGACGTCTACGCCAATGACGCCCCGGTGAGCGGCCTGACCAGGACCAACGACCAGATCAACCTCATCCTCGGCCAGTGA
- a CDS encoding Gfo/Idh/MocA family protein, with translation MTFSLGIVGAGQFSGQFATLFQAHPGVSDVYVTDLLPERARQLADAQGLAGTFPSYEAMLESKDVDAVAVFTQRWTHGPLVLQGLNAGKHVYSAVPMAITTEEIAAIIEAVRATGLTYMMGETSEYNPATVHARNQIAEGAFGRLFYAEGDYVHDMDLGFYEAYQYSGGENWKATASYPPLLYPTHSVGGVLGAWRTHAVSVSAIGVLDDRGDGVFDKDVSQFDNDVSNATALFEVAGGGSFRTNEFRRVGYPSHLRESRFRFFGTEASMEQLATVALWQDKKGVKDISELLEPKPTLSPDDPSLQHIAPELRAAFTSGSAPVHDRSRLPREFDHLHNGHEGSHHFLVDDFVTAVNNRTLPSVNAWVAARYTLPGIVAHESARQGGARLEIPDFGDAPEA, from the coding sequence ATGACCTTCTCCCTCGGCATCGTCGGCGCCGGCCAGTTCTCCGGCCAGTTCGCCACGCTGTTCCAGGCCCACCCCGGTGTCAGCGACGTGTACGTCACCGATCTGCTGCCCGAGCGGGCCCGGCAGCTCGCCGACGCACAGGGACTGGCCGGGACGTTCCCCTCGTACGAGGCCATGCTGGAGTCGAAGGACGTCGACGCCGTCGCCGTCTTCACCCAGCGCTGGACCCACGGACCGCTGGTGCTCCAGGGGCTGAACGCGGGCAAGCACGTGTACTCGGCGGTGCCCATGGCGATCACCACCGAGGAGATCGCGGCGATCATCGAAGCGGTCCGGGCGACCGGGCTGACCTACATGATGGGTGAGACCAGCGAGTACAACCCGGCGACGGTGCACGCCCGCAACCAGATCGCCGAGGGCGCGTTCGGGCGGCTGTTCTACGCCGAGGGCGACTACGTCCACGACATGGACCTGGGGTTCTACGAGGCGTACCAGTACAGCGGCGGCGAGAACTGGAAGGCGACCGCCTCCTATCCCCCGCTGCTGTACCCGACGCACTCGGTGGGCGGTGTGCTGGGCGCCTGGCGGACGCACGCCGTCAGCGTCTCGGCGATCGGGGTCCTGGACGACCGGGGCGACGGTGTCTTCGACAAGGACGTCAGCCAGTTCGACAACGACGTGTCGAACGCGACCGCGCTGTTCGAGGTCGCGGGCGGCGGCTCGTTCCGTACGAACGAGTTCCGCCGGGTCGGCTACCCCTCGCACCTAAGGGAGTCGCGCTTCCGGTTCTTCGGCACCGAGGCGAGCATGGAGCAGCTCGCCACGGTCGCCCTGTGGCAGGACAAGAAAGGGGTCAAGGACATCAGCGAGCTGCTGGAGCCCAAGCCCACGCTGTCCCCCGACGACCCCTCGCTCCAGCACATCGCGCCGGAGCTGCGGGCCGCGTTCACCTCGGGTTCGGCGCCGGTGCACGACCGGTCGCGGCTGCCGCGGGAGTTCGACCACCTGCACAACGGCCACGAGGGCAGCCACCACTTCCTGGTGGACGACTTCGTGACCGCGGTGAACAACCGCACCCTGCCGTCGGTGAACGCGTGGGTGGCGGCCCGCTACACCCTGCCGGGCATCGTCGCCCACGAGTCCGCGCGGCAGGGCGGGGCACGGCTGGAGATCCCGGACTTCGGGGACGCGCCCGAAGCCTGA
- a CDS encoding L,D-transpeptidase family protein translates to MGDVRRRGTVVLGATALVAPLTLALGAGPAQAASCTTQTGPYQKQVEKFLGRPVDGKQSSADCKAIRAFQTKHGITPNIGYAGPVTWGVMDLMNKQKAVGNTPNKDGRCPVNKGRIACVNLTLQLSWIQDGKKLVYGPVPVRTGRNGYETRTGLKKIYWRNIDHVSTIYNVPMPYSQFFDGGQAFHSVGVSMWNPPGSHGCVNMTKTAAKKYWSLLKKGDDVYVYGRKPGT, encoded by the coding sequence ATGGGGGACGTACGCAGACGGGGAACCGTCGTTCTGGGGGCCACCGCGTTGGTGGCGCCGCTCACACTCGCACTGGGCGCGGGTCCGGCCCAGGCCGCGAGCTGCACGACGCAGACCGGCCCGTACCAGAAGCAGGTGGAGAAGTTCCTGGGCCGGCCGGTGGACGGCAAGCAGTCCTCCGCCGACTGCAAGGCGATCCGGGCCTTCCAGACCAAGCACGGCATCACGCCGAACATCGGCTACGCGGGTCCGGTCACGTGGGGTGTGATGGACCTGATGAACAAGCAGAAGGCCGTGGGGAACACGCCCAACAAGGACGGACGCTGCCCCGTCAACAAGGGCCGCATCGCCTGTGTGAACCTCACCCTCCAGCTCAGCTGGATCCAGGACGGCAAGAAGCTCGTCTACGGTCCCGTTCCCGTCCGCACGGGACGCAACGGCTACGAGACCCGCACCGGCCTGAAGAAGATCTACTGGCGCAACATCGACCACGTGTCGACCATCTACAACGTGCCCATGCCCTACAGCCAGTTCTTCGACGGCGGACAGGCCTTCCACTCCGTCGGCGTCAGCATGTGGAACCCGCCGGGCTCGCACGGCTGCGTCAACATGACCAAGACCGCCGCCAAGAAGTACTGGTCGCTGCTGAAGAAGGGCGACGACGTCTACGTGTACGGGCGCAAGCCGGGCACCTGA